In Leptodactylus fuscus isolate aLepFus1 chromosome 9, aLepFus1.hap2, whole genome shotgun sequence, the genomic window gcccccatatactgtcacatgtacagagacccccccatatactgtcacatgtacagagaccccgcatatactgtcacatgtacagacagcgcccccccatatactgtcacatgtacagagaccccgcatatactgtcacatgtacagacagcgccccccatatactgtcacatgtacagagaccccccAAATATCTCACAGgtacagagaccccccccatatactgtcacatgtacagacagcgcccccccatatactgtcacatgtacagagaccccgcatatactgtcacatgtacagacagcgccccccatatactgtcacatgtacagagaccccccatatactgtcacatgtacagacagcgccccccatatactgtcacatgtacagacagcgccccccatatactgtcacatgtacagacattgcccccccccccccccccccatatactgtcacatgtacagagacagCGACCTCCCCATGTAACATGATTGTCCAGACATCCTGCAGTGCCGCCTCCTCACCTCCGGGGTTGCTGTTGCTCAGTGATTGGCAGACAGATCCTATATATTGATATCTGTGATTTCCACCATCATCTGACTCCTCCCCTTTTGTCCCCCACAGGGCGGCGGCTCCGGGCAGTTTGCTGCTTGTGCCTCTTCATCACCGTCCTGACCTCACCGCATCTTGTGCCCAACTCCTCAACCAAACATGGAAGCGGAGTCTGGGGGCTCGGATGCACTCCCTAGAGCGCTCCTCGGATGACTTCCCACTTTGTCTGGTGCTTATCGGGGCCCCTGAGGGCCCTGCCCTGGGTCATGCCAAACTTTGCAGAGTGGTGGGTGTCCAGGACAGCCTGTTTGTGGAGTCAGTGGTGGTCAGCACAGAGCTACGTGGTAAAGGCTACGGACGGAAACTGATGGAGGCCACGGAGAGGTACGCAAAAGGAAGGGGCTTCCGAAACTTGTACCTGACCACTCACGACAAGCAGGACTTCTACCACCACCTGGGGTATCGCTTGTCAGAGCCTGTCCAGAATATGGGGAACCTGAATAGCCTGCTGCCTGCGGCCATGATCCAGAAGATGGCGGCCACCAAGACCAACCTGACCTCAAACCATCACCCTGTGacttctcctccatgtcctccgaTTTCCCTCTCAGAATCTTCTCCAACTTCAACTCCTCCTGGTCTCTGCTCCTCATCACCATCCCCTCCTCCTGGAACTAGACCTAGCCtaccatcaccatcatcaccaccaccaccagcgcCTCCTCCTGGAACTAGACCTAGCCTACCATCACCACCAGCAGCAgcagcgccgcctcctcctcctcctcctcctccacgacCCTGCTCCACTTCTGCACCGCCACCTGGCCTCTTCTCTGTGTCTCCTCCTGGTCTCTGCTCCTCATCACCATCCCCTCCTCCTGGAACTAGACCTAGCCtaccatcaccaccaccaccaccaccagcagcagcagcgcctcctcctcctcctcctcctcctccacgacCCTGCTCCACTTCTGCACCGCCACCTGGCCTCTTCTCTGTGTCTCCTCCTGGTCTCTGCTCCTCATCACCATCCCCTCCTCCTGGAACTAGACCTAGCCtaccatcaccaccaccatcaccaccagcagcagcagcgccgcctcctcctcctcctcctcctccacgacCCTGCTCCACTTCTGCACCGCCACCTGGCCTCTTCTCTGTGTCTCCTCCTGGTCTCTGCTCCTCATCACCATCCCCTCCTCCTGGAACTAGACCTAGCCTACCATCATCACCACCAGCAGCAgcagcgccgcctcctcctcctcctcctcctccacgacCCTGCTCCACTTCTGCACCGCCACCTGGCCTCTTCTCTGTGTCTCCTCCTGGTCTCTGCTCCTCATCACCATCCCCTCCTCCTGGAAC contains:
- the NAA80 gene encoding N-alpha-acetyltransferase 80, whose product is MGESGGSGAAAPGSLLLVPLHHRPDLTASCAQLLNQTWKRSLGARMHSLERSSDDFPLCLVLIGAPEGPALGHAKLCRVVGVQDSLFVESVVVSTELRGKGYGRKLMEATERYAKGRGFRNLYLTTHDKQDFYHHLGYRLSEPVQNMGNLNSLLPAAMIQKMAATKTNLTSNHHPVTSPPCPPISLSESSPTSTPPGLCSSSPSPPPGTRPSLPSPSSPPPPAPPPGTRPSLPSPPAAAAPPPPPPPPPRPCSTSAPPPGLFSVSPPGLCSSSPSPPPGTRPSLPSPPPPPPAAAAPPPPPPPPPRPCSTSAPPPGLFSVSPPGLCSSSPSPPPGTRPSLPSPPPSPPAAAAPPPPPPPPPRPCSTSAPPPGLFSVSPPGLCSSSPSPPPGTRPSLPSSPPAAAAPPPPPPPPPRPCSTSAPPPGLFSVSPPGLCSSSPSPPPGTRPSLPSPPAAPPPPPPPPPPPPPPPPPRPCSTSAPPPGLFSVSPPGLGSSSLPPTDQRRTGLSLQTPYQDFRGDPIFWMKKRI